GCATCCGCACCGGCCTCACCAAGGTCGGCTTCCCCGGCGCACCGATGGGCATGAGCCAGGAAGATCCCTCGATCGGCGGCCTATTGAAGAACCTGGGCTATGCCACGGGCCAGTTCGGCAAGAACCACGTCGGCGACCGCAATGAAACCCTGCCCACGGTGAACGGCTTCGACGAGTTCCTGGGCAACCTGTACCACCTGAATGCGGAAGAAGAGCCGGAGCTACCGGATTACCCGAAGGATCCCGCGTACATCAAGGCGTACGGTCCGCGCGGCGTGCTCCACTGCAAGGCGACCAGCAAGGATGACAAGACCGAGGATCCGCGTTTCGGTGTCGTCGGCAAGCAGACCATCAAGGATACGGGCCCGCTGACGAAGAAGCGGATGGAAACGATCGATGATGAGACCTCGAAGGCCGCCATCGATTTCATCACCCGCTGCCATAAGGCGGGCGAACCGTTCTTCTGCTGGTTCAATGCCACGCGCATGCACCTGCGCACGCACGTACGCAAGGCGCACCGCGGCCGCTACACCTACGGGGATAGCGAGTACATCGATGGCATGATCGAGCACGACGAGACCGTGGGCTCATTGCTGGATGCGCTGGATAAGCTGGGCATCGCCGACAACACACTGGTCTGCTACAGCACCGACAACGGCCCGCACATGAATACCTGGCCCGATGGCGCCATGACCTGGTTCCGTTCGGAAAAGAACACCAACTGGGAAGGTGCTTTCCGGGTCCCGTGCCTTGTCCGCTGGCCAGGCCACATCGCCGCCGGCTCCAGCACCAACGAACTCATGTCACATAACGACTGGGTACCCACCTTGTGCAGCATCGCGGGCGAACCGCAGATCGTGAGCAAGCTCAAGGACGGCTACACCGCCAATGGCAAAGGCTACAAGGTGCACCTCGATGGCTTCGACCAGTCGGCATTCCTCACCTCGGTAAAGGGAACCGCCACGAAGAACAATGGCGTGCATAGCGCACGCACGGAGTTCATGTACACCGACGACGATGGCACCCTCGTCGCCATGCGCCAGGGCGAATACAAATACGTGTTCGCCGAACAGCGCTGCCCGGGCACCATGCAGGTGTGGGCCGAGCCGTTCACCACGTTGCGGCTGCAGAAGATCTTCAACCTCATGCAGGATCCGTTCGAACGCGCGGACATCACCTCCAACACGTTCTGGGACTGGAATATCAACCACGTGGGCAGCGCCTACGGGATGATGCAGAAGGTGTTCGCCTTCACGGCGACGTTTAAGACCTTTCCGCCTCGCGCCTTCGCACCCAGCTTCAACCCCGCCAACGTGCTGGAAGGTGAACTGCACGGGATCAAGGCGCTGCGGGAGATCAAGGCCTACCGCGAGCGGCAGATTGTTGCGCCAGAGACGGCGGAGACGGGTGAGCCGCCATCGGTGGCGCGGGGGAAGAAGAAGTCGTAGCGGTCAGGGGGAGGGCGGTCACACGCGCTTGCGCCGCGCGAGCCACCAACCCATCGCCGCCCCCGCAAGCAGCCAGCCGAAGGCTTGTTCGATCAGGTAGCCAAACGTGAAAGCCGCCGGAAAGCGGTACCAGTTCCAGAACGGCACGCTGAGCGTCAACCACGTAAAAATACCAAAGCCCAGGCCGAACATCAGGCCGCGACTGAAATTGGGGCCCGCACGGACCAGCACGAGCACGATGATGAGCGCGGCCAGCGTATCGCTCAGCCACTGGTGGAACAGGTTGTGGCCCATAGCCATGGGGTTCCGACCCTGCGGCTGGTACACGATGAAGGCGTAGGGATTGGCTTCCGTCTTGGCGACGTACGCCTGGATGGCTTTATCGTCGTTACGCATCGCCATGTCGAAGTGCGGGATCACGTATATCCCGGCCTGTTGTGGCAGGGCCGTGCGCATCGTATCGAGCAGGCGGTTTTCATCCGCCGGTGCACGCATGGACATCTCGCCCAACGGCAGCACCATGTGCGCGAAGGCGCCCCAGAGAAACATGATCAGACCACCGATAATGGTCGCGACAGCTAGGCGCATGACGACTCTCCTGTGGCTGGTGGCCCGAGGGTACGTCGGCCAGCGCGGCATGGACATCGGCCATTTGGCGGGGGTGGCCAGCCCCGACGCCGGCACTCTGCGGGGAGCGCTTACTCCCCCCGCGCGGCAGCCCTGGCCGCCCGCAAGGCCGTCAGCTTCTCGCGCAGCTTCAGTTCCAACCCCCGATCGACCGGCTCGTAGAAGGTGGTTCCTGCGAGCGCATCAGGCAGGCACACCTGATCCAGGGCGACACCACCCTCGGCATCGTGGTCGTACTGGTAACCCGTGCCGTAGCCCAGGCCCTTCATCAGCTTGGTCGGCGCGTTGCGCAGGTGCATGGGCACCTCCAGCGTGCCCATCTCCTTCACCACGGCCCTGGCCTTGTTGTAAGCCATGTACGCCGCATTGCTCTTCGGCGCGATCGCCAGCCAGATCGCCAGCTGGGCCAGGCCGAGCTCACCCTCGGGGCTGCCAAGGCGCTCGTACGTGTCCCAGGCATCCAGTGCCATGCGCCACGCGCGCGGCTCGGCCAGGCCCACATCTTCCACGGCCATGCGCGTCATCCGTCGCGCAAGGTACAGCGGATCGCAACCGCCATCGAGCATGCGGGTGAGCCAGTAAACGGCCGCATCCGGGTCCGAGGAGCGCACGGATTTATGCAGGGCGGAGATCTGGTCGTAGAACTGCTCCCCACTCTTGTCGAAGCGCCGCGTGCGGTCTGCGAGCACCTGCTCCAACGTGGCATCGTCGATGCGGCCACCCTCGGCCAGCTCACTGGCGATTTCCAGCAGGGTGAGTGCGCGGCGCACATCGCCGTCGGCAGCGGAGGCGATCAACTTCAGTGTGGCATCATCCACCGCCAGCTGCAGCTCGCCGAGGCCCCGCTCGTTATCGTCGAGCGCGCGGCGCAGCGCAGCCACGATGTCGTCCGGGCTGACGGCATCCAGCACGTGCACGCGGCAGCGTGACAGCAGCGCCGAATTCAGTTCGAACGACGGGTTCTCGGTGGTCGCGCCGACGAAAATGATGACGCCGCGCTCGATATACGGAAGGAAGGCATCCTGCTGCGCCTTGTTGAAACGGTGCACCTCATCCACGAACAGCACGGTGCGGCGGCCCTGGGCAAAGTTACCCTCGGCCTCCGCCAGCGCCTTGCGCACATCCGGCAGGCCGCTCATCACGGCGGAAATCGCCCGGAAATCGGCATCGGCGTAACGCGCCACGAGCAAGGCGATGGTGGTCTTGCCGCAACCAGGCGGCCCCCACAGGATCATGGAGTGCACGCGGCCCGCCTCCAGCGCCCTGCGCAACGGCTTGCCTTCGCCTGCTACGCGCACCTGGCCCACGATTTCATCCAGGCTGCGCGGGCGCATGCGCTCGGCCAGGGGCTTCAGGGCTTCGGGTTCGGCGAACAGGCCGGGGGAGGAATAAGACGGCATGCCGCCATTATCGCGCGATTTGGCCAGGGGCGTTGTCTAGGGCGGGGGCTGTTTGCGTAGCAGCGTGGCAGCCATACCGGCGACGAGGGCCGCACCCAGCAGCAACACGATCCACAGCAGCGGCCGGGTCCAGTCGAACCGTGTAGCGGTGGCCAGCGCCTTTTCACCGGCCAGCGGCTGGGCGTCGCCCAGCGTGACGGGATCGGGGCGCCATGCGGGGCCGTTACGCGTACGCAAGGCCGCCATCGCATCCACCACCGGCCACGCGGCGCGGCGCGCCGACGCGCTACCCACCTGCAATCGGTACGGCGGCGTCCCCTCGGGCAGGAACACGAAGCGATCGGGGCGCCAGCCGACACTCAGGCTGGGCGCGCTACGCAGCGATGTCGCCGAATGCAGGCGAATGTGGTCGCGCCGCAGGGGCTGCACGTTGAGCGGCCGCTGGTCGTCCTGCCCCGGCGTCACCACGATGGTGCCGAGGTTATCGCCACTTACCGTGCCAGTAACGGAAATCACTTCCAGCCGCGCTACGCTGTCGCCCTGCCCCAGCGCCACGCGAATGCCACTCACCGGCAACGCTGCGGGCAGCGTGTAGTCGTAGCTCACGCCACCACCACTCGTATCCGTGCCGGTATTTGCAACCTCCAGCCACTGCCGCTTCGCTTCGTCGCGCGCGGCCGCATCGATCACACTGCCGGACAGCGTGACCTTGGCACCGGCTGCCCACGGGGCATCATCGCTGCTGGTACGAACACGGTAGTAGCGCGCAGCCCGGCCATCCAGCTTCACCACGCGGGCATCCACGGCACCGTCGCCATGGCCCAGGGTCACGATGGATGCATCGGCGGCGCGCGGCTGCCAATCCTGCAGGTTGCTGCTGGCATCGATATCCACGCTGAGCTTCACATCGCCCTGCGTTAGCGGAAATTCCAGGCGCTCGGCGGCGATCGCCGTGCGCGCATCGAACAACCACTCGTGCACGTGCCCCGAGGCGGGAGCGGCACCCGGCTCGATCAGGATGTCGCCATTCGTGCTGCGGCGGATGCTCGGCCCGGCGACGCCATCGCTGCCATTGGGTACCGGCAAGAGCGGTGCATCCAGGGTCATCGGGTGCGAGGTAGGTGCAGCCGGCTCGTAGCGGTCCATCGCCACTTCCCGGCCCTTGGCATCGACAACCACCACATCGGCCAGGCCCGCATCGGGCTGGGCCCAGCGGTAGGCGTCCTTCGGCAGTTCCACGAGGTAGGCGCTCGCCCCCGCCGGGACCTGGATAGGCCAGCCATACGCGAACTGGGGCTCATCGCCGGCGCGGGCGGGCGATAAGACGGCGCCGAGCGCCGCCACGTAAATCACGAACAAGCCAATACGTCCATCACGGCGCATGACTGGATTCCGGTGCATGTTCTGTTGCCTGCCTTGGCGGTGCGGGTGCGAGGTAACCGATGACCGTGCAAAGCAGGCCATAGGCAATAAACGAAGCGATACCGAAGAGGTTGCCGAGGTGCCCGCGATCGATCAGCAGCAGTTTGGCCAGCACGATGGCCATGCACGCGGCACCCGCCATCCATAGCAACCGCTGCCCCCGCTTCGACCCCAGCACCCACGCGACCACGCCTGTGACGCTCCACACCACCGTAAGCCACAATTCGGCCAAACTGGAGGCAGGCATGTGCTCATCCCAGGGCACGCCGCCCAGGTGATGCACGGCGCGCAGGGTCATGCTGGTGGCGATGATGAAGAAGGCTACGGCGAGAACGGCCGGGCGAATGCTGCGCAGACCCGGTGGCGTTTCGGCATCCCACAGCGCCCGGGCCAACAGACCGAACACGGCGATGAGCACGAGCTCCACAGGATTGAGTAGCGGAATGAACGGCAGCGGCGCCGGGTTACCGGCGACGGTGAGCGCGAAGGCGCCGATCAGCAGGCTCAGGGCCAGCCCACCGATACCCACCACGCGCCGTATGCCCTGCGCATGCATCGAAAGCGGCGGGGTGATGGCGCGCGGCCACCACAAGGCCAGCTTGGTGACCAACAACGTGGGCGCGGCGTAGGCAAGTAACTGCCAGCCATCGCCGATGGCCGGTCGGAAACCCAGCGCCACCTGCGTCGCGGCGAACACCCATGCCAGCCAGCGAGCCCACCACAGCGATTGCGCCGTGATCGCCGCGAGCGCATGCGTGGCGACAGCCCGCAGCGAGAACCAGCCAGTGACCGCCGCAACCACCACCGCCGCCAGCGGCCAGCCGCCGAACACCTGGATGCCGTACGTGTTGGCGTAAGGGCCCATGGCCGCAGTGACAGCCAGGCTGAGCGGCACGGACCACGCCAGCATCAGCCCCAGATCCAGCTTGCGTACGCGTGCGATGCCGATCGCCAGGCCAAGCCCCGTCACGGCGAGCAACGCCATCCATGCAGCCCAGCGTGCGGCATCCAGCTGCACGAAGATATCGATCTCAGCGCTGAAGCCGAGCAGCCACCAAGCCACACTCCACAGCAGCAGCCACACGCGCACCAGGCTACCGATACCTTTGGAAGTACTGTGCCGGTCGTACTGCCACAGGCAGGCCACGCCACCCGCGGTCATGAGCATGGCGCTCAGGAAATAGGCGTTGAGGAACGGCGTCTTCAGGTAGTGCGTATTGAACAGATCGGCAAAGCCCCAGGAAAACGCGGCAAACACCTGCAGGGAAAGACCCATCCAGCGCGGCAGGCGGCGTTGCTGGCGGAAGCCGAGCCACACGAGCCCCGCGCCTTCGAGCGCGAAAATGCACGCCGTCACACTGGCACTGAGCGCAAGTGGCACCGCAATCGTCGCAAACGCCACGGCGAGCACTGCCCAAGTCTCGCGCAGCACACGCATGTCCTCGCGCTGACGAATGGCAAAGGCGATGGCCACGTACAACGCGGCGGCCACGAGCGCCGACATCGCCAGCGGCATCGGGTGCCAATCCAGCAGCGCGCCTTGCAACAACAAGCTGATGATGGGCGTGCCGAACATCAGGCTGCCATCGAGGATGGCGCGATCATGGCGCGGCGAACGCAGCACGTGCAGCCATGGCACCGCCACGTACAGGAGGAAGAACAGGATGAGGAACGGTTCGGTGCTGTTGAACAGCTCGGGCCGGTAGCCCAGCACACCCCAGGCGGTGCCGACACCAAACGTCCCGACAAAGCCAAGCACATTGAGGATGCGCCAGGCCTTCTTCCAGGCGATGCCGAAGATGCCCAGGTTCAGCACGGCGTAGTACGAGAACAACGCCACGTGGTTGCCCTGCCCGCTCGACGCAATGATCGGCGCGGCAAAACCGGCGATCAGCCCGAGTACGGCCAGCGCCAGCGAATCCTGCAGCACCGCCAGGATGCCCATGCAGCCCACGAACACCACCAGCAACACGAACGTCGGCAGCGGATCGAGCAAGCCGTACAGGCGATACGCGGCGAACACCGTCATCACCAGCACGCCCAGCGCACCGCCCTGCAGCGAAAGAGCGAACGAGCGACGCGCATCGCGCTGCATCCAGCCGAAGACCACGCCCGCGATGGCGGCCAGCGCCACGATGCTCAGGCGAACCGAGATCGGGACATGCAGCAGGCCCTGGTCGGCGGCGTACTTCAGGAACGCCGCCACACCGGCGAACAGCACCAGCATGCCCACCTTCACCGGCACGTTGCCTTCGGTGAACCAGCGCTTGGCCGTATCGATCAAGCGTTCGATCGCCGAGGGACCAGCCGGTGCGGCGGGTGCCGCGCCCGGCGGCCGGGAGAACGCATCGGCGGTCGACGTCGCGGATGCGGACGCCGATGCGGACGACGCAGCAGCGCGGGCAGCGGCTGGCATGGGCGGCGGAATGGCGGGCGACAGGGTAGCCGGCGAACCCGACGGAACGGTATCCGCAGACTGAGCCGGGGATGCCGCTGACGCTTGGCCAGGCCTTGCAAAAGGCCGCCCCATCTCGGCTGGCGACACGCCTTCGGGCAGATCTTCAGGCCAAAGTGCAGGCGCAGGGACAGGGGTAGCCGACGACACGGGAACGGTCGGCCGAGCCGACGCACCGCCTACCTGCGCGCGCAGCTCATCGAGCTCACGCCGGGTCTGCGATAAACGCGCCCATAAAAGGCCAATGGCAAAACCGGCAGCGGCACCGGCAAATCCCTGGCCGATGACCCCACCCAACACCGCGCCCACGATCGCCCAAACGACGTACATGCCCTCGCCTACCCCCAACAGTCCTCTGTCGTGGGTAAAGCATGGCAGAAATCATGACGGTTTCGATAACGCCGCTGTTAAGCCGCCGGTGCGCGACGGTTAATGGACGGGCTGGGTCTGCAGGACGGGGGCGTCGCCGATCACATCCGCGCCCTTGGGCGGCACGAAGTTGAAGGTTTCGGCGGGGATAGCCGTGTTCTTCTGCCAACCGGTGAACAGGATGCGGGTGGTGTTGCCCAGCTGGTCCTTGAACTCCATGCGGGCCAGGCCCGTGGCGTCGAACCCCAGGTCAGCGTAATCGAATGCCGGGTCCTTCGCCGTGGAAGCAAGGCGCAGCCACTGCATGCCATCGTGCTCGCCCTGCTCGGTGACCTTGAAGAAGCCCTTGTCGAGCTGCGACAGATCTGTAAGCACCGTGAGCGGGCTCTGCGCTTCTTCGGTGCTTTGCTTGCGCACCGTCACCTGCTCCAGGTCCGGATCGTAAAGCCAGACGCGGCTGCCATCGGCCACGATGGTCTGCTTCGACGGCGCCAGCACCTCCCAACGGAACTGGCGCGGCGCTTCAAGGGCCACGGTTCCCGTAGTGGTCTTGCCCGGACCGCCATTCACGTCAAACAGCGTCTGGCTGAAACGGCCAGTCAGCGAGTGCAAGCCCTTCGCGAAGGCATCCAGGCGCTCGCGCGCGGGACCGGCGGCGAAGGCAGGCAGGCTGAGCAGCGAAAGCGTGGCGGCAAGCAGGAGACGTTTCATGGGGTGGGATCCTGAGGGTGCAGGCGTGTGACGAGGGGTGGCGCGTGACTGCGGGTGAGGCTACATCGCTGACGCTTAACGCTTGGCGTTTTACCGATCTGTCTCGAACAGCGACTTGAGCATATCGATGGCCTCGGTCGGCGAGATCTCGCCGGCCTCCATCTTTTCGCTGATTTCGGCGATGGCCGCGCCATCGCGGTGCCAGTACGGCGCGTTGCGGGTGGCGACGTGGGCCGGACGGGCTTCCTGGCCCAGCACCACGATTTCGGCCAGCTCGCCCTGCTCGGCGAAAATGACTTCCAGGGCGTCGTCCACCTCGGCCGTATGCCCGGCGGGGTATTCGCGCACGATGGTGCACACGGCGCCATCGGCCGCGCGCAGTTCCAGGCCGGGAATCGACGGGTTCAATTCGAACACCGTCTCGACCTCATCCAGCACCTCGCGGGTGGGTGCCAGGTCGCCAGTGACAAGCAGGCTCCAGGGGCGCTGGCGCAGCGCACCCGGCTTCAGGGCGTTCATCAGGGTTAATCCTTCGGGGGCGGCGGTGCCAGCACTTCGCGGTTGCCGTTGTGCTGCGGGGCGCTGACGATGCCATCCTGTTCCATCTGCTCCACCAGGCGCGCGGCACGGTTGTAGCCGATGCGCAGGTGGCGCTGGACGCCGGAGATGGAAGCGCGGCGCGTCTCGGTCACCACGCGCACGGCGCGGTCGTACAGCGCGTTATCGCTGTCGCCATCGCCGTCGGCTTCCTGCGGCAGGCCGGCATCGTTGATGATCTTGCCGTCGGCCGTGCTCTGCACTTCCTCGAGCACGCCTTCGATGTAATTGGGCGCGCCCTGCGCACGCAGCCACTCGACCACGTTATGCACCTCGTGGTCATCCACGAAGGCGCCGTGCACACGCTCGGGCTGGGCCGTACCAGGCGGCAGGTACAGCATGTCACCGTGGCCCAGCAGCGCCTCGGCGCCACTCTGGTCAAGGATGGTGCGCGAGTCGATCTTGGACGACACCTGGAAGGCGATACGCGTGGGGATGTTCGCCTTGATCAAGCCGGTGATGACATCCACCGACGGACGCTGCGTGGCAAGGATAAGGTGCACGCCAGCCGCGCGCGCTTTCTGCGCCAGGCGGGCGATGAGTTCTTCGACCTTCTTGCCGACGATCATCATCATGTCGGCGAATTCGTCGATGATGATGACGATATGCGGCAGCGGCTCGAGCGGCTGTGGCCCCACGGAAGGCATGTCGGGGTTGGCGCGGAACAGCGGATCCAGCAGCGGCTGGCCCGACGATTCCGCGTCCTTCACCTTCTTGTTGAAGCCGCCGAGGTTACGCACGCCCACCGCGGCCATGAGCTTGTAGCGGCGCTCCATCTCGGCCACGCACCAGCGCAGCGCGTTGGCGGCTTCCTTCATATCGGTGACGACCGGCGCCAGCAGGTGCGGGATGCCCTCGTACACCGAGAGTTCCAGCATCTTCGGATCGATCATGATCATGCGCACGTCCTTCGCGCTGCTCTTGTAGAGCAGGCTGAGGACCATGGCATTCACCGCCACCGACTTACCCGAACCGGTGGTGCCGGCCACGAGCAGGTGGGGCATCTTGGCCAGATCGGCCACGACGGCCTTGCCACCAATATCCTTGCCCAGGGCCAGCGCCAGCGGCGACTTCACCTGGTCGTAGCGCTCGGATTTGAGGATCTCCGAGAGGTACACGATCTGCTTCTTGGTGTTGGGGATTTCCAGGCCGATCACGTTCTTGCCGGGAATCACATCCACCACGCGCACGCTGACCACGGAAAGGCCGCGCGCGATGTCCTTGTCGAGGCTGGACACCTGGCTACCACGCACGCCGGCGGCCGGTTCCAGTTCGAAACGGGTAATGACGGGGCCTGGGTACACGCCGGCCACGCGGGCTTCCACGCGGAAATCGCGCAGCTTCAGCTCCACCTGGCGCGAGAGCACCTCGAGCGTTTCTTCCGAATAGCCCGGACCTTGCGGCGGGGCTTCATCGAGCAGCGACAGCGGCGGTACTTCGCCATCCATCGAGGCGCCGGTGAACAGCGGAATCTGGTTTTCGCGGACGGCGCGATCGCTCTTCACCACCATGGGGGTGGGCGTCTCGATGCGCACGGGCTCGCGCTTCGCCTGCTTCACCGCCTCGGCTTTCTTTACCACCTCGCGCTCGGCGCGGGCGGAGCGGGCGGCCATCACCTCGGGGGCCTGGCGCACCTTGCCGCCGAACCAGCCGCCCATCTTCATGACCAGCTCGCCGGTGGCATCCATCAGCTTGAACCACGACAGGCCGGTGGCCAGCGTGATCGCGATAAGGCACACCGCCAGCAGGAGCAGCGGCGCGCCCTTGTCGCCAAACGCATTGTGCAGCCCGTGGCCCACCCACTTGCCCACGATGCCACCCGGGCCTTCCGGCAACACGGGCGAATCGACGTTCAGGTAGATGAGGGCCGGGGCCGTGATGAAAAAGAACACGAAGCCGATCAGCCGCAGGGAAGGCTCCCAGGGCTGGACGTTGCGCTCGCCACGGTGGCGAATGACCTGGATGCCCAGGGCAAGCAGGAGCAGCGGGAAGAAGTAGGAAACGAGGCCGAAAATGTACCGGAGCAGGTTGGCGATGTTCGCGCCCACCGCGCCACCGAAATTGGTGGCGTGCTCGGCCACGCCCATGTGGCCCCAGCTGGGATCCTGGTCGTTGTAGCTGAGCAGGCATACCAGCAGGTACAGGGCGAGCGGGAGCAACAGCAGTGCTCCCGCCTCACGGAGCCGGCGCTTGAGCTCATCGCTCAAGCCCGGCCTTTCGACCTTGGGCTGGGCCCGGGCCTGTTTCTTAACTACCTTCGCGCTGCGCGCCACTTAGCAAACCACTCCGGCTTCGGTCCGGGGCATCATGCCATGCCCTGAAGCGCCGGGTGCACCAGCTTGCCGCCTTCGATATTGATACCGGCGGCCAGCGGGGCGTAGTCGCGCCACTCGTTACCGGCGGCCAGGCGCTGCACGTACGGCAGGATGGCGGCCGAGATGGCGGTGGACGAGGTCTGCGGCACGGCGCCCGGCATGTTGGTCACGCAGAAGTGCGTGATGCCGTGCACGTCGTAGGTCGGCTCCTTCCAGGTGGTCGGGCGCGAGGTTTCGAAGCAGCCGCCCTGGTCGATCGAGATATCGACGAGGACCGAGCCCTTCTCCATGGTCTTGACCATGGCTTCGGTCACGACGCGCGGGGCCTTGGCGGACGGGATCAGCACGGCGCCGACGACGATATCGGCATTGCGCACTTCTTCGGCCACCGACGACTCGTAGGCGTACAGGGCGGTGACGTTGGGGCCCAGGGCCATCATTTCGGCCATGCGGTCCGGGCGCTTGTCGAACACCACCACGTTGGCACCGGCCTGGGCGGCCAGGGCAGCGGCGTTACCACCGGCGGCGCCGGCGCCCAGCACCACGACCTTGCCGCGCGGCGTGGAAGCCATGCCGCCCAACAGCTTGCCCTTGCCACCGTTCGGCTGGTGCAGGAGCGTGGTGCCGATCTGGGTGGCGATGCGGCCGGCGATGACCGACATGGGCAGCAGGAGCGGCAGCGCGCCGTCCTCGTCCACCGACTCGAAGGCGACGCCGGTCAGGCCGATATCCAGCAGGCTCCTGGTGAGCGCCGGCTCGGCGGCCAGGTGCAGGTAGCAGAACAGCAGGTGGTGCTTCTTGAGCAGCTTGAGATCGCCCTCGATCGGCTCCTTGACCTTGACGATCAGCTCGCC
Above is a genomic segment from Luteibacter aegosomatissinici containing:
- a CDS encoding arylsulfatase, with the protein product MSASKTAKASKPNILIIWGDDIGIANLSCYSGGLMGYETPNIDRLATEGLRFLHYYGEQSCTAGRAAFLTGQHGIRTGLTKVGFPGAPMGMSQEDPSIGGLLKNLGYATGQFGKNHVGDRNETLPTVNGFDEFLGNLYHLNAEEEPELPDYPKDPAYIKAYGPRGVLHCKATSKDDKTEDPRFGVVGKQTIKDTGPLTKKRMETIDDETSKAAIDFITRCHKAGEPFFCWFNATRMHLRTHVRKAHRGRYTYGDSEYIDGMIEHDETVGSLLDALDKLGIADNTLVCYSTDNGPHMNTWPDGAMTWFRSEKNTNWEGAFRVPCLVRWPGHIAAGSSTNELMSHNDWVPTLCSIAGEPQIVSKLKDGYTANGKGYKVHLDGFDQSAFLTSVKGTATKNNGVHSARTEFMYTDDDGTLVAMRQGEYKYVFAEQRCPGTMQVWAEPFTTLRLQKIFNLMQDPFERADITSNTFWDWNINHVGSAYGMMQKVFAFTATFKTFPPRAFAPSFNPANVLEGELHGIKALREIKAYRERQIVAPETAETGEPPSVARGKKKS
- a CDS encoding replication-associated recombination protein A, yielding MPSYSSPGLFAEPEALKPLAERMRPRSLDEIVGQVRVAGEGKPLRRALEAGRVHSMILWGPPGCGKTTIALLVARYADADFRAISAVMSGLPDVRKALAEAEGNFAQGRRTVLFVDEVHRFNKAQQDAFLPYIERGVIIFVGATTENPSFELNSALLSRCRVHVLDAVSPDDIVAALRRALDDNERGLGELQLAVDDATLKLIASAADGDVRRALTLLEIASELAEGGRIDDATLEQVLADRTRRFDKSGEQFYDQISALHKSVRSSDPDAAVYWLTRMLDGGCDPLYLARRMTRMAVEDVGLAEPRAWRMALDAWDTYERLGSPEGELGLAQLAIWLAIAPKSNAAYMAYNKARAVVKEMGTLEVPMHLRNAPTKLMKGLGYGTGYQYDHDAEGGVALDQVCLPDALAGTTFYEPVDRGLELKLREKLTALRAARAAARGE
- a CDS encoding DUF3999 family protein, whose amino-acid sequence is MRRDGRIGLFVIYVAALGAVLSPARAGDEPQFAYGWPIQVPAGASAYLVELPKDAYRWAQPDAGLADVVVVDAKGREVAMDRYEPAAPTSHPMTLDAPLLPVPNGSDGVAGPSIRRSTNGDILIEPGAAPASGHVHEWLFDARTAIAAERLEFPLTQGDVKLSVDIDASSNLQDWQPRAADASIVTLGHGDGAVDARVVKLDGRAARYYRVRTSSDDAPWAAGAKVTLSGSVIDAAARDEAKRQWLEVANTGTDTSGGGVSYDYTLPAALPVSGIRVALGQGDSVARLEVISVTGTVSGDNLGTIVVTPGQDDQRPLNVQPLRRDHIRLHSATSLRSAPSLSVGWRPDRFVFLPEGTPPYRLQVGSASARRAAWPVVDAMAALRTRNGPAWRPDPVTLGDAQPLAGEKALATATRFDWTRPLLWIVLLLGAALVAGMAATLLRKQPPP
- a CDS encoding DUF2339 domain-containing protein, with protein sequence MYVVWAIVGAVLGGVIGQGFAGAAAGFAIGLLWARLSQTRRELDELRAQVGGASARPTVPVSSATPVPAPALWPEDLPEGVSPAEMGRPFARPGQASAASPAQSADTVPSGSPATLSPAIPPPMPAAARAAASSASASASATSTADAFSRPPGAAPAAPAGPSAIERLIDTAKRWFTEGNVPVKVGMLVLFAGVAAFLKYAADQGLLHVPISVRLSIVALAAIAGVVFGWMQRDARRSFALSLQGGALGVLVMTVFAAYRLYGLLDPLPTFVLLVVFVGCMGILAVLQDSLALAVLGLIAGFAAPIIASSGQGNHVALFSYYAVLNLGIFGIAWKKAWRILNVLGFVGTFGVGTAWGVLGYRPELFNSTEPFLILFFLLYVAVPWLHVLRSPRHDRAILDGSLMFGTPIISLLLQGALLDWHPMPLAMSALVAAALYVAIAFAIRQREDMRVLRETWAVLAVAFATIAVPLALSASVTACIFALEGAGLVWLGFRQQRRLPRWMGLSLQVFAAFSWGFADLFNTHYLKTPFLNAYFLSAMLMTAGGVACLWQYDRHSTSKGIGSLVRVWLLLWSVAWWLLGFSAEIDIFVQLDAARWAAWMALLAVTGLGLAIGIARVRKLDLGLMLAWSVPLSLAVTAAMGPYANTYGIQVFGGWPLAAVVVAAVTGWFSLRAVATHALAAITAQSLWWARWLAWVFAATQVALGFRPAIGDGWQLLAYAAPTLLVTKLALWWPRAITPPLSMHAQGIRRVVGIGGLALSLLIGAFALTVAGNPAPLPFIPLLNPVELVLIAVFGLLARALWDAETPPGLRSIRPAVLAVAFFIIATSMTLRAVHHLGGVPWDEHMPASSLAELWLTVVWSVTGVVAWVLGSKRGQRLLWMAGAACMAIVLAKLLLIDRGHLGNLFGIASFIAYGLLCTVIGYLAPAPPRQATEHAPESSHAP
- the lolA gene encoding outer membrane lipoprotein chaperone LolA; this encodes MKRLLLAATLSLLSLPAFAAGPARERLDAFAKGLHSLTGRFSQTLFDVNGGPGKTTTGTVALEAPRQFRWEVLAPSKQTIVADGSRVWLYDPDLEQVTVRKQSTEEAQSPLTVLTDLSQLDKGFFKVTEQGEHDGMQWLRLASTAKDPAFDYADLGFDATGLARMEFKDQLGNTTRILFTGWQKNTAIPAETFNFVPPKGADVIGDAPVLQTQPVH
- a CDS encoding DNA translocase FtsK, which produces MARSAKVVKKQARAQPKVERPGLSDELKRRLREAGALLLLPLALYLLVCLLSYNDQDPSWGHMGVAEHATNFGGAVGANIANLLRYIFGLVSYFFPLLLLALGIQVIRHRGERNVQPWEPSLRLIGFVFFFITAPALIYLNVDSPVLPEGPGGIVGKWVGHGLHNAFGDKGAPLLLLAVCLIAITLATGLSWFKLMDATGELVMKMGGWFGGKVRQAPEVMAARSARAEREVVKKAEAVKQAKREPVRIETPTPMVVKSDRAVRENQIPLFTGASMDGEVPPLSLLDEAPPQGPGYSEETLEVLSRQVELKLRDFRVEARVAGVYPGPVITRFELEPAAGVRGSQVSSLDKDIARGLSVVSVRVVDVIPGKNVIGLEIPNTKKQIVYLSEILKSERYDQVKSPLALALGKDIGGKAVVADLAKMPHLLVAGTTGSGKSVAVNAMVLSLLYKSSAKDVRMIMIDPKMLELSVYEGIPHLLAPVVTDMKEAANALRWCVAEMERRYKLMAAVGVRNLGGFNKKVKDAESSGQPLLDPLFRANPDMPSVGPQPLEPLPHIVIIIDEFADMMMIVGKKVEELIARLAQKARAAGVHLILATQRPSVDVITGLIKANIPTRIAFQVSSKIDSRTILDQSGAEALLGHGDMLYLPPGTAQPERVHGAFVDDHEVHNVVEWLRAQGAPNYIEGVLEEVQSTADGKIINDAGLPQEADGDGDSDNALYDRAVRVVTETRRASISGVQRHLRIGYNRAARLVEQMEQDGIVSAPQHNGNREVLAPPPPKD